A window from Tenacibaculum singaporense encodes these proteins:
- a CDS encoding sigma-54-dependent transcriptional regulator produces MKKILLVEDDVTFSNMLKHFLERHQYSVEVSYTIKNASALLKKHSYNLIFTDLRLPDGNGIDLLKQSKNTDSDIPVVLMTSYAEVSTAVQAMKQGAFDYISKPFNPDEVLEVISNALEVKPEEVTQTKKEDNKVSSSSSNIVSGISSASKSLYEHIHLVAPTDMSVLITGESGTGKEVVANTIHTQSLRKDKPFIAVDCGAIPKEIASSEFFGHQKGSFTGAINDKIGHFETANGGTLFLDEVGNLNYESQVQLLRALQERKIKPVGSSKEIMVDIRLITATNEDLLLAVEKGNFREDLYHRLNEFSIKVPSLKDRKDDLILYADFFLEKANKQLNKSIAGFSQEVLALFQQYNWPGNLRELSNVIKRATLLSQTEIIEKEVLPEELKNTEGQYSLPNDFSTKENEKKLIIRALHEAKNNKTKAAKLLNITRKTLYNKLKEHKIS; encoded by the coding sequence ATGAAAAAGATTTTATTGGTAGAGGACGATGTTACTTTTTCTAATATGTTAAAGCATTTTTTAGAGCGACATCAGTATTCAGTAGAGGTTAGCTATACTATTAAAAATGCTTCTGCTCTCTTAAAAAAGCATTCTTATAATTTAATTTTTACTGATTTACGCCTTCCTGATGGTAATGGTATTGATTTATTGAAACAGAGTAAAAATACAGACAGTGATATTCCTGTTGTTTTAATGACGAGTTATGCTGAAGTTTCCACGGCAGTACAAGCAATGAAACAAGGTGCTTTTGATTATATTTCTAAGCCTTTTAATCCTGATGAAGTTTTAGAAGTAATTAGTAATGCTCTTGAGGTTAAACCTGAAGAAGTTACCCAAACAAAAAAGGAAGACAATAAAGTTTCCAGCTCAAGTTCTAATATTGTTTCTGGTATAAGTTCAGCTTCTAAAAGCTTATACGAGCATATTCACTTAGTAGCTCCAACTGATATGTCTGTTCTTATTACAGGTGAAAGTGGTACAGGTAAAGAGGTTGTTGCAAACACCATTCATACCCAAAGTTTACGCAAAGACAAACCATTTATTGCAGTAGACTGTGGAGCTATTCCTAAAGAAATTGCTTCAAGTGAATTTTTTGGACACCAAAAAGGATCTTTTACTGGAGCTATAAATGATAAAATTGGACACTTTGAAACTGCAAATGGAGGAACTCTTTTTTTAGATGAAGTTGGAAACTTAAATTACGAAAGTCAGGTACAATTGTTACGCGCTTTACAAGAAAGAAAGATTAAACCTGTTGGAAGTAGTAAAGAAATTATGGTAGATATTCGTTTGATTACAGCTACCAATGAAGATTTATTATTAGCTGTTGAAAAAGGTAACTTTAGAGAAGATTTATACCATCGTTTAAATGAGTTCTCTATTAAGGTTCCTAGTTTAAAAGATAGAAAAGATGATTTAATTCTATACGCTGATTTCTTCTTAGAAAAGGCTAACAAACAACTTAACAAGTCAATTGCTGGGTTTTCTCAAGAAGTTCTAGCTTTATTTCAACAATATAATTGGCCTGGAAACTTACGAGAGTTATCTAATGTTATAAAAAGAGCTACGCTTTTATCTCAAACTGAAATTATAGAAAAAGAAGTTTTACCTGAAGAATTAAAAAACACTGAAGGTCAATACAGTTTACCTAATGATTTTTCTACCAAAGAAAATGAAAAAAAACTTATTATTAGAGCTTTACATGAAGCTAAAAATAACAAAACTAA
- a CDS encoding penicillin acylase family protein, whose protein sequence is MKLLKKSLKIVLLLLVLLSIGVWLFTKTLHPTYKGELALADISDKVTVYYDKVGVPHINAQNQQDAYTALGYVHAQDRLWQMELIRRIAAGRLAEVFGKDLVRVDKFFSGLGIEEAAEKTIEELDKNSEAYKLTEAYLNGINQFIEEGATPLEFYLVGLDKENYTIKDVYNVFGYMAFSFAIAHKTDPLLTEVKEKLGEPYVNELLNSFNENLTLNKTTNTKEIKAELSLAVSEIMDQLPVAPFIGSNSWVIAPSKTKNGKVIFANDPHINFSQPSVWYQNHIKTPDFEIYGFNLALMPFPLLGHNKEYAYGLTMLANDDLNFYEEKNNPENSMEYKTPQGYQKYELWDKHIKVKDGKDTTYQVKVSKHGPIMNGLIEHVTDERPIAMNWIYTQLPNQLLEASHKMSHANSLEDFKTGTAKIHAPGLNVMYGDAKGNVGWFASAKLYELRGSLSSKMYLNGASGKDEIIEYLDFEENPQAENPSWNYVYSANNQPDSVRGKLYPGYYQPEDRAKRIVQLLEPKNDFTKEDVAEMIYDVTSLVVPEIGRELLASVDKSSLSPSAKKAYSVLEKWNGEYLKTNVAPTIYNRFLYEFLTATYKDELGDSFQLFIDTQLQDQVLAQQAKREQSVWWDDISTTNKVETRNEIITTAFQKSITFLQNQLGENVENWTWNRVISVEYEHAIGKAGGLLRKFFNVGPFETIGGNEVINNQIFKLDSTGVYKIHGGPSTRRVIDFSDVENSIAILPTGQSGNVFSPYYKDQAQKYVDGEFVKMILNEAVIKKSKNKLVFLPKQ, encoded by the coding sequence ATGAAATTATTAAAAAAATCTTTAAAAATTGTTCTATTACTTTTAGTGCTATTAAGTATTGGTGTTTGGTTATTTACAAAAACTTTACACCCAACGTATAAAGGAGAGTTAGCATTAGCTGATATTTCAGATAAAGTTACCGTGTATTATGATAAAGTTGGAGTGCCGCATATAAATGCGCAAAATCAACAAGATGCTTATACTGCTTTAGGGTATGTACATGCACAAGACCGATTGTGGCAAATGGAACTCATCAGAAGAATTGCTGCTGGAAGGTTAGCAGAAGTTTTTGGAAAAGACTTGGTTAGAGTAGATAAGTTTTTCTCTGGATTAGGAATTGAAGAAGCTGCTGAAAAAACAATTGAAGAATTAGATAAAAATTCAGAAGCCTATAAATTAACAGAAGCGTATTTAAACGGAATCAATCAGTTTATTGAAGAAGGAGCAACGCCCTTAGAGTTTTATTTAGTAGGATTGGATAAAGAAAATTATACAATTAAAGATGTGTATAATGTTTTTGGTTATATGGCATTTAGTTTTGCGATTGCTCATAAAACAGATCCGTTACTAACAGAAGTAAAAGAAAAATTAGGAGAACCGTATGTAAATGAATTGCTAAACTCATTCAATGAAAATTTAACCCTGAACAAAACGACCAATACAAAAGAAATCAAAGCAGAATTGTCTTTAGCGGTGAGTGAAATTATGGATCAATTACCTGTAGCTCCTTTTATAGGAAGTAACTCATGGGTAATTGCGCCGTCTAAAACAAAAAACGGTAAGGTGATTTTTGCAAATGATCCGCATATTAATTTTTCTCAACCATCGGTTTGGTATCAGAATCATATTAAAACCCCTGATTTTGAAATCTACGGATTTAATCTGGCTTTGATGCCATTTCCGTTGTTAGGACACAATAAAGAGTATGCTTACGGGTTAACGATGTTGGCAAATGATGATTTGAATTTTTATGAAGAAAAAAATAATCCAGAGAATTCAATGGAGTACAAAACTCCTCAAGGATACCAGAAATATGAGTTGTGGGATAAGCATATAAAGGTTAAGGATGGAAAAGATACTACGTATCAAGTTAAAGTTAGTAAACATGGTCCGATTATGAACGGATTAATAGAACATGTAACAGATGAAAGACCAATTGCAATGAACTGGATTTATACGCAGTTGCCTAATCAATTGTTAGAAGCGTCACACAAAATGTCGCATGCAAACTCGTTAGAAGATTTTAAAACAGGAACCGCTAAAATTCATGCACCAGGATTAAATGTAATGTATGGAGATGCGAAAGGGAATGTAGGTTGGTTTGCATCGGCTAAATTATATGAATTAAGAGGTAGTTTGTCTTCTAAAATGTACTTAAATGGAGCTTCTGGTAAGGATGAAATTATAGAGTATTTAGATTTTGAAGAAAATCCGCAAGCGGAAAATCCTAGTTGGAATTATGTGTATTCTGCCAATAATCAACCTGATTCGGTAAGAGGAAAATTATATCCTGGATACTATCAGCCTGAAGATAGAGCGAAGAGAATTGTTCAGTTATTAGAACCTAAAAATGATTTTACGAAAGAGGATGTGGCTGAAATGATTTACGATGTTACTTCACTTGTTGTTCCAGAAATAGGAAGAGAGTTGTTAGCAAGTGTAGATAAGTCGTCACTATCTCCTTCGGCTAAAAAAGCATATTCGGTGTTAGAAAAGTGGAATGGAGAATATTTAAAAACTAATGTAGCTCCGACTATTTATAATCGATTTTTGTATGAATTCTTAACTGCTACTTATAAAGATGAGTTAGGAGATAGCTTTCAGTTGTTTATTGATACGCAATTACAAGATCAAGTATTAGCACAACAAGCTAAAAGAGAGCAATCGGTTTGGTGGGATGATATTTCAACAACAAATAAAGTTGAAACTAGAAATGAAATAATTACCACAGCTTTTCAAAAATCCATCACATTTTTACAAAATCAATTAGGAGAGAATGTAGAAAATTGGACGTGGAATCGCGTAATTTCTGTGGAGTATGAACACGCTATTGGTAAAGCAGGTGGTTTGTTACGTAAGTTCTTTAATGTAGGTCCGTTTGAAACCATTGGAGGAAATGAAGTGATAAACAATCAGATTTTTAAATTGGATAGTACAGGGGTGTATAAAATTCACGGAGGACCTTCAACACGTAGGGTTATAGACTTTTCTGATGTAGAAAATAGCATTGCGATTTTGCCCACAGGGCAATCAGGAAATGTGTTT